One stretch of Serinicoccus hydrothermalis DNA includes these proteins:
- a CDS encoding GNAT family N-acetyltransferase has product MGDVQVTRNDEQTRYEARVDGELAGFAEYQLTDILVVFTHTEVEGAHEGQGVGSALARYALDDVREQGTRRVLAICPFIKGWIDRHPDYAPLLYAGTQG; this is encoded by the coding sequence ATGGGCGACGTCCAGGTGACCAGGAACGACGAGCAGACGCGCTACGAGGCGCGCGTCGACGGCGAGCTGGCCGGGTTCGCCGAGTACCAGCTGACCGACATCCTCGTCGTCTTCACGCATACCGAGGTCGAGGGGGCGCACGAGGGCCAGGGGGTCGGGAGCGCCCTGGCGAGGTATGCCCTCGACGACGTCCGCGAGCAGGGCACGCGACGGGTGCTCGCGATCTGCCCCTTCATCAAGGGCTGGATCGACCGGCACCCCGACTACGCGCCCCTGCTCTACGCGGGCACGCAGGGCTGA
- a CDS encoding sodium:solute symporter family protein: MQPVHVTILVLYLALLVGIGAWFSRRRQTATGDDFLFAGRSLPKPVMIGTLLATWVGSGTIIGGASFAYSYGPLASIFFMAGTPVGIVVLYFVAKRVRRASAHTVPELLESRYGITVRILAALITVLAYTGITAYQFTGGGYIISVITPMSPEGGAILVAFIITFLAVGGGLKSVAWSDFISALVIVASLFIALPLILGRDIGGWSAYWEGLPATHTTLSGGLPPLALLGYFLPLFLLILADQNMYQRLGAARSEEEARESTVGFFLSSFLVTVPVALLGSAAVLLLPDIEPDTAILSLAGEGFLPVVVGGLLLGGALAFIITTGSSFLLSGAGNVVYDAVQRMMGVQLNDRSRLRVHRLAVLGLALVAYVLGRFFPTVLELQLYSYTVYGVAIAPPVLAIFYWSRATRWGALASMTVAVVLTITWEQLDRPGDVHSVLVSLPATLVTLVVVSLLTPGGRDRPVGEPVRKGEPA; this comes from the coding sequence ATGCAGCCCGTCCACGTGACGATCCTGGTGCTCTACCTCGCCCTCCTCGTGGGCATCGGCGCCTGGTTCAGCCGCCGGCGGCAGACCGCGACGGGGGACGACTTCCTCTTCGCCGGGCGGAGCCTGCCCAAGCCGGTGATGATCGGGACGCTGCTCGCCACCTGGGTCGGCTCGGGCACCATCATCGGCGGGGCGAGCTTCGCCTACAGCTACGGCCCGTTGGCCTCGATCTTCTTCATGGCGGGCACCCCGGTCGGCATCGTCGTGCTCTACTTCGTGGCCAAGCGGGTGCGGCGCGCGAGCGCGCATACCGTGCCCGAGCTGCTGGAGAGCCGCTACGGCATCACCGTCCGCATCCTGGCCGCGCTCATCACGGTGCTCGCCTACACCGGCATCACGGCCTACCAGTTCACCGGTGGCGGCTACATCATCAGCGTCATCACCCCCATGTCACCCGAGGGCGGGGCCATCCTCGTCGCCTTCATCATCACCTTCCTCGCGGTCGGCGGCGGCCTGAAGTCGGTGGCGTGGAGCGACTTCATCTCGGCCCTCGTCATCGTGGCCAGCCTGTTCATCGCGCTCCCGCTGATCCTCGGGAGGGACATCGGCGGCTGGAGCGCCTACTGGGAGGGCCTGCCGGCGACCCACACGACCCTGTCCGGCGGGCTGCCCCCGCTGGCCCTGCTGGGCTACTTCCTGCCGCTGTTCCTGCTCATCCTGGCCGACCAGAACATGTACCAGCGGCTCGGCGCCGCCCGGTCCGAGGAGGAGGCGCGCGAGTCCACCGTGGGCTTCTTCCTCTCCAGCTTCCTCGTCACGGTGCCGGTCGCGCTGCTGGGGTCGGCCGCGGTGCTGCTCCTGCCGGACATCGAGCCGGACACCGCGATCCTGTCGCTCGCCGGCGAGGGCTTCCTGCCCGTCGTCGTGGGTGGCCTGCTCCTGGGCGGGGCGCTGGCCTTCATCATCACGACGGGCTCCTCCTTCCTGCTCTCCGGCGCCGGCAACGTCGTCTACGACGCGGTGCAGCGGATGATGGGGGTGCAGCTGAACGACCGGTCGCGGCTGCGGGTCCACCGCCTCGCGGTGCTGGGCCTCGCCCTCGTCGCCTACGTGCTCGGACGCTTTTTCCCGACCGTGCTCGAGCTGCAGCTCTACTCCTACACCGTCTACGGCGTGGCGATCGCGCCGCCGGTGCTCGCGATCTTCTACTGGTCGCGCGCCACGAGGTGGGGTGCCCTGGCCTCCATGACCGTGGCGGTCGTGCTGACGATCACCTGGGAGCAGCTGGACCGCCCGGGCGACGTGCACTCGGTGCTGGTCTCGCTGCCGGCCACGCTCGTCACGCTGGTCGTGGTCAGCCTGCTCACGCCGGGAGGCCGGGACCGGCCGGTGGGTGAACCCGTGCGGAAGGGGGAGCCCGCATGA
- a CDS encoding metal-dependent hydrolase family protein, with translation MDDTITVLRGGTVCDVETAEARRADIALEDGSIREIGRQLRAPEGATEIDASGTFVIPGLIDAHVHVTAGTADLAAQAEYSPYYVAAQTQGILHGMLSRGFTSVRDVGGADHGIAAAVGEGLWAGPRVFFGGKALSPSSGHADLRSAGRQVLDNHVCCPNIGTVADGVDAVRRACREQLRTGADHLKLMLSGGVASPTDRVDSLQFSADEIEAAVEEAANANRYVTGHAYTARAVNRGLELGLRSIEHGNLIDASSVELFLEHDAFLVPTLVTYEYLHSEGAEAGLPPASQAKVGDVLEAGLHALDLASRGGVKIALGTDLLGAMHRHQSQEFRIRAQVQSAPDILRSATLVGAELVEQTGTLGILAEGAAADLVLLRADPLEDAHVLATPEQHVRMVVQRGRVVHEG, from the coding sequence GTGGACGACACGATCACGGTGCTGCGCGGTGGGACGGTCTGCGACGTCGAGACCGCCGAGGCGCGTCGGGCCGACATCGCCCTCGAGGACGGGTCGATCCGCGAGATCGGCCGGCAGCTGCGTGCCCCCGAGGGCGCCACCGAGATCGACGCCTCGGGGACCTTCGTCATCCCCGGGCTCATCGACGCCCACGTCCACGTGACCGCCGGCACCGCCGACCTCGCCGCGCAGGCGGAGTACTCGCCCTACTACGTCGCTGCCCAGACGCAGGGGATCCTGCACGGCATGCTGTCCCGCGGGTTCACCTCCGTGCGGGACGTCGGCGGCGCGGACCACGGCATCGCGGCAGCGGTGGGCGAGGGCCTGTGGGCCGGGCCCCGGGTGTTCTTCGGGGGCAAGGCCCTGTCCCCCAGCAGCGGCCACGCAGACCTCCGCAGCGCGGGGCGCCAGGTGCTGGACAACCACGTCTGCTGCCCCAACATCGGCACGGTCGCCGACGGCGTGGACGCGGTGCGGCGTGCCTGCCGCGAGCAGCTGCGCACCGGCGCGGACCACCTCAAGCTCATGCTCTCCGGCGGGGTCGCCTCCCCGACCGACCGGGTCGACTCGCTGCAGTTCTCGGCCGACGAGATCGAGGCGGCCGTGGAGGAGGCGGCCAACGCCAACCGCTACGTCACCGGCCACGCCTACACGGCCCGGGCGGTCAACCGCGGGCTGGAGCTCGGCCTGCGCAGCATCGAGCACGGCAACCTCATCGACGCCTCCAGCGTCGAGCTCTTCCTCGAGCACGACGCCTTCCTGGTGCCGACCCTGGTCACCTACGAGTACCTCCACTCCGAGGGCGCCGAGGCGGGCCTGCCGCCGGCCAGCCAGGCCAAGGTGGGCGACGTGCTGGAGGCGGGCCTCCATGCCCTGGACCTCGCGAGCCGCGGCGGGGTGAAGATCGCGCTGGGCACCGACCTCCTCGGCGCGATGCACCGGCACCAGAGCCAGGAGTTCCGGATCCGCGCCCAGGTCCAGTCGGCACCCGACATCCTGCGGTCGGCGACGCTGGTCGGGGCCGAGCTCGTGGAGCAGACCGGGACGCTCGGCATACTCGCCGAGGGTGCGGCGGCCGACCTCGTGCTCCTGCGGGCGGACCCCCTGGAGGACGCGCACGTGCTCGCGACCCCCGAGCAGCACGTCCGGATGGTCGTGCAGCGCGGCCGGGTCGTGCACGAGGGGTGA
- a CDS encoding calcium-binding protein: MTRRRGLLAATSVVLLAGCAAGQTWAEGSEHEGWRVVFDGHGSVRPDDGAVVLEPRSAASADVTHGGLVVTTQAYPAGTDLAITARTEEQLRQGEPNPWEVAWVLWNYEDPEHFYAVVLKPNGWEVSKQDPAYRGNQRFLASGTEPRFPIGPDYRVEVAQTDGVMAVSVDGEPLVEVTDSERPYTEGSVGLYTEDARVRFEGLQTTR; encoded by the coding sequence GTGACGAGGCGTCGGGGACTGCTCGCGGCGACCTCCGTCGTCCTCCTCGCCGGCTGCGCCGCGGGACAGACCTGGGCCGAGGGCAGCGAGCACGAGGGCTGGCGCGTGGTCTTCGACGGGCACGGATCGGTGCGGCCGGACGACGGGGCGGTGGTGCTCGAGCCGCGCAGCGCCGCCTCCGCCGACGTCACGCACGGCGGCCTCGTGGTGACGACGCAGGCATACCCGGCCGGGACCGATCTCGCGATCACGGCCCGGACCGAGGAGCAGCTCCGCCAGGGGGAGCCCAACCCGTGGGAGGTGGCCTGGGTGCTGTGGAACTACGAGGACCCGGAGCACTTCTACGCCGTCGTGCTCAAGCCGAACGGCTGGGAGGTCAGCAAGCAGGACCCGGCCTACCGCGGCAACCAGCGCTTCCTCGCCAGCGGCACCGAGCCCCGGTTCCCCATCGGTCCGGACTACCGGGTCGAGGTCGCGCAGACCGACGGGGTCATGGCCGTCTCCGTCGACGGGGAGCCGTTGGTCGAGGTCACCGACTCCGAGCGCCCCTACACCGAGGGCTCCGTCGGCCTCTACACCGAGGACGCCCGGGTGCGCTTCGAGGGTCTGCAGACGACTCGATGA
- a CDS encoding ArsR/SmtB family transcription factor, with the protein MDRTGEDRADAMFHALADRTRRDILRRVLAGEHSVSALAESYDMSFAAVQKHVAVLERAGLLTKRRSGRQQLASGDVEAVRSVSSMLDELEHIWRGRIDRIDTFLEEH; encoded by the coding sequence ATGGACCGAACCGGCGAGGACCGCGCTGACGCGATGTTCCACGCGCTCGCCGACCGGACGCGCCGCGACATCCTGCGGCGGGTGCTGGCCGGCGAGCACTCCGTGTCGGCCCTGGCGGAGAGCTACGACATGAGCTTCGCCGCCGTCCAGAAGCATGTCGCCGTGCTGGAGCGCGCCGGCCTGCTCACCAAGCGCCGCAGCGGCCGGCAGCAGCTGGCCAGCGGCGACGTGGAGGCCGTGCGCTCGGTCTCCTCCATGCTCGACGAGCTCGAGCACATCTGGCGCGGTCGGATCGACCGCATCGACACCTTCCTCGAGGAGCACTGA
- a CDS encoding glycosyltransferase family 2 protein, giving the protein MLTSSQVDPVATLAVALVLLSVAYLVRMLVLSRRTPQHTVEPQIDLTQDPGYDVVFLVPCLDEELVLGGGIERLLALPHPRMSVLVVDDGSQDATAAVARSFDDPRVHLLQRFAPEARLGKGEALNAAVAHLLSGGLGRHFDPDGTIVCVVDADGRLEEQSLHAVLPKFVDPVLGGVQIGVRINNRRSDLLARMQDMEFVLYTDVFQRGRRHLGSVGLGGNGQFVRLSALMSLGSAPWTRSLSEDLDLGVRLLTAGWRLDFSSDAAVHQQGLVDLGRWVRQRTRWFQGHLQAWGLVPRVLDSLKGSARIDLYYHLTSPFLLLVASLFSVAFTAWVLDLVTDVYTGELEPSWWWVTSYAFAVGPTLVLTLLYRRREPDLPVLTAFALAHVYVAYSMLWYAAGWRAVGRTLRGRTGWAKTERLRTVEEEPAPAEPLGLPAR; this is encoded by the coding sequence GTGCTGACCTCGTCGCAGGTGGACCCCGTCGCGACGCTGGCCGTCGCGCTGGTGCTCCTCAGCGTGGCCTACCTGGTCCGGATGCTGGTCCTGTCGCGCCGGACCCCGCAGCACACCGTCGAGCCGCAGATCGACCTGACACAGGACCCGGGCTACGACGTGGTCTTCCTCGTCCCGTGCCTCGACGAGGAGCTCGTGCTGGGCGGCGGGATCGAGCGGCTGCTGGCGCTGCCGCACCCCCGGATGAGCGTGCTCGTCGTCGACGACGGCTCGCAGGACGCCACCGCCGCGGTGGCCCGGTCCTTCGACGACCCGCGCGTGCACCTCCTCCAGCGCTTCGCCCCGGAGGCGCGTCTCGGCAAGGGGGAGGCGCTCAACGCCGCCGTCGCCCACCTGCTCTCCGGCGGCCTGGGCCGCCACTTCGACCCCGACGGCACGATCGTCTGCGTCGTCGACGCCGACGGTCGGCTGGAGGAGCAGAGCCTGCACGCGGTCCTGCCCAAGTTCGTGGACCCGGTGCTGGGCGGGGTGCAGATCGGTGTCCGGATCAACAACCGCCGCTCGGACCTGCTGGCCCGCATGCAGGACATGGAGTTCGTGCTCTACACCGACGTCTTCCAGCGGGGGCGGCGCCACCTGGGCAGCGTCGGGCTGGGCGGCAACGGACAGTTCGTCCGCCTGTCGGCGCTCATGAGCCTGGGCAGCGCACCCTGGACCCGCTCGTTGTCCGAGGACCTGGACCTCGGCGTCCGGCTGCTGACCGCGGGCTGGCGCCTCGACTTCTCCAGCGACGCCGCCGTGCACCAGCAGGGCCTGGTCGACCTGGGCCGCTGGGTGCGGCAGCGGACCCGGTGGTTCCAGGGCCACCTGCAGGCCTGGGGCCTCGTGCCGCGCGTGCTGGACTCGCTCAAGGGCTCGGCCCGCATCGACCTCTACTACCACCTGACCAGCCCGTTCCTGCTGCTGGTGGCCTCGCTCTTCAGCGTCGCCTTCACCGCCTGGGTCCTCGACCTCGTGACCGACGTCTACACCGGCGAGCTCGAGCCGAGCTGGTGGTGGGTCACGTCCTACGCCTTCGCCGTCGGCCCGACGCTCGTGCTCACCCTGCTCTACCGTCGGCGCGAGCCGGACCTGCCCGTCCTCACGGCCTTCGCCCTGGCGCACGTCTACGTCGCCTACTCCATGCTCTGGTATGCCGCGGGCTGGCGGGCCGTGGGGCGCACCCTGCGCGGTCGGACCGGGTGGGCCAAGACCGAGCGTCTGCGCACGGTCGAGGAGGAGCCCGCACCGGCCGAGCCGCTCGGCCTGCCCGCCCGGTGA
- a CDS encoding SRPBCC family protein: MAVIDVTTDTDARTITIIAEFAAPVERVWELYADPRQLEQVFGPPGYPATFVEHELRPGSTSRYYMTGPEGNRFGGLWEIREVEGPRGFSFDDRFADAQTWEAADGLPVSRSTYGFEATEAGTRATYVSVYDSAEGLQQVLDMGVEEGATESINQIDGFLAA; this comes from the coding sequence ATGGCCGTCATCGACGTCACCACCGACACCGACGCCCGCACCATCACGATCATCGCGGAGTTCGCCGCTCCCGTGGAGCGGGTGTGGGAGCTGTATGCCGACCCCCGCCAGCTGGAGCAGGTCTTCGGCCCGCCCGGCTACCCGGCCACCTTCGTCGAGCACGAGCTGCGGCCGGGCAGCACGTCGCGGTACTACATGACCGGCCCCGAGGGGAACCGCTTCGGCGGCCTGTGGGAGATCCGCGAGGTCGAGGGGCCGCGCGGCTTCTCCTTCGACGACCGCTTCGCCGATGCGCAGACCTGGGAGGCTGCGGACGGGTTGCCGGTCTCGCGAAGCACCTACGGCTTCGAGGCGACGGAGGCGGGCACGCGCGCGACCTACGTCTCGGTCTACGACTCCGCCGAGGGGTTGCAGCAGGTCCTCGACATGGGGGTCGAGGAGGGCGCCACGGAGTCGATCAACCAGATCGACGGCTTCCTCGCCGCCTGA
- a CDS encoding protein-L-isoaspartate O-methyltransferase family protein: protein MRTDPVAAAMRAAPRADYLPEGARGRAADDVPISIGHGATCSQPSTVATMLRALHAGPGHRVLDVGAGSGWTTALLAHVVGPAGRVVGVELETELAEAAEARLRRDGLDHASVLAVPPGVLGRAEDGPFDRILVSAMAQQWPAALEDQLADAGRMVLPWRGRLMVAERAGEEVRRDQEPGWYRFVPLR, encoded by the coding sequence GTGAGGACCGACCCGGTCGCCGCAGCGATGCGTGCGGCGCCGCGGGCCGACTACCTCCCGGAGGGCGCGCGGGGCCGGGCGGCCGACGACGTGCCGATCTCGATCGGTCACGGCGCGACCTGCTCCCAGCCCAGCACCGTCGCCACCATGCTGCGCGCCCTGCACGCCGGGCCCGGCCACCGGGTGCTCGACGTGGGGGCGGGCTCGGGCTGGACCACCGCCCTGCTCGCGCACGTGGTGGGTCCGGCGGGCCGGGTCGTCGGGGTCGAGCTGGAGACCGAGCTGGCGGAGGCCGCGGAGGCGCGCCTGCGGCGGGACGGCCTCGACCACGCCAGCGTCCTGGCCGTGCCACCGGGGGTCCTGGGGCGCGCCGAGGACGGGCCCTTCGACCGGATCCTCGTCTCGGCGATGGCGCAGCAGTGGCCCGCGGCCCTGGAGGACCAGCTGGCCGACGCCGGTCGGATGGTGCTGCCCTGGCGCGGCCGCCTCATGGTCGCCGAGCGTGCAGGGGAGGAGGTCCGTCGCGACCAGGAGCCGGGGTGGTATCGCTTCGTCCCCCTGCGCTGA
- a CDS encoding MurR/RpiR family transcriptional regulator — protein MSDAPLPTWVASRLDGHQPGRGVLEVLRSLEQHARRLSYASAAQAGELAGVNAATVVRAAQQLGYPGWPQLRAEVRSRYLSRLSATEVLAEHDGAEGVGVAAVRQDLHNLQDLAGLLDEDQLSRVARILTDARVTLVVGSGSFAAPGLVLAHGAQLIGHDVRLERGGGTVLLNAFSLLRPGDALVVLHLWRTPRDLVQVARMAAGRGIRLVVIGDSARLGIAALADEFVLVPSEGASMFPSLVPSVVIAQALVAALIEADRPAAARAADAAEETWRTFRVFPDELEALPPDVQ, from the coding sequence ATGAGCGACGCACCGCTGCCCACGTGGGTGGCCTCCCGGCTGGACGGGCACCAGCCGGGCCGCGGCGTGCTGGAGGTGCTGCGGTCCCTCGAGCAGCACGCCCGGCGACTGTCCTACGCCTCCGCCGCGCAGGCGGGCGAGCTGGCCGGGGTGAATGCCGCCACCGTGGTCCGGGCGGCGCAGCAGCTCGGCTACCCGGGATGGCCCCAGCTGCGGGCCGAGGTCCGCTCGCGCTACCTCTCACGGCTGTCCGCCACCGAGGTGCTGGCCGAGCACGACGGGGCCGAGGGGGTCGGCGTCGCGGCCGTCCGGCAGGACCTGCACAACCTCCAGGACCTGGCCGGCCTGCTGGACGAGGACCAGCTCTCCCGCGTGGCCCGGATCCTCACGGACGCCCGGGTCACCCTCGTGGTCGGCTCGGGCAGCTTCGCCGCTCCGGGGCTGGTGCTGGCCCACGGCGCGCAGCTCATCGGTCACGACGTCCGCCTGGAGCGGGGTGGCGGGACCGTGCTGCTCAACGCCTTCTCGCTCCTGCGGCCGGGGGACGCGCTCGTCGTCCTCCACCTGTGGCGCACCCCCCGGGACCTGGTGCAGGTGGCGCGCATGGCGGCCGGTCGGGGGATCCGGCTGGTCGTCATCGGCGACTCCGCACGGCTGGGGATCGCCGCGCTCGCGGACGAGTTCGTCCTCGTCCCGAGCGAGGGTGCCAGCATGTTCCCCTCGCTGGTGCCCTCCGTCGTCATCGCGCAGGCGCTCGTGGCGGCGCTCATCGAGGCGGACCGTCCTGCCGCCGCACGCGCCGCCGACGCGGCGGAGGAGACCTGGCGCACCTTCCGGGTCTTCCCCGACGAGCTGGAAGCGCTACCACCTGATGTGCAATGA
- a CDS encoding HAD-IA family hydrolase → MMRLQDYRSLSFDVYGTLIDWEVGLATVLAPWAAEQRLELDDESLLRTYAVHEARVMRERPRDPYPEVLAEAFRCTGRALGRPVSDDWAQRLGGSVPDWPAFADSRTAMASLAEHFDLIILSNVHRAGFAASNRQLRARTTAVVTAEDVGAYKPADPHFHALGKVLEDLDIPTEEHLHVAQSLFHDHVPAAAHDLDSVWINRRHAHPGWGATPEPEGSWTYLAEYPSMAAFAQSVEADERI, encoded by the coding sequence ATGATGCGGCTTCAGGACTACCGGTCCCTCAGCTTCGACGTCTACGGCACCCTCATCGACTGGGAGGTCGGGCTCGCCACGGTCCTGGCCCCCTGGGCCGCCGAGCAGCGTCTCGAGCTGGACGACGAGAGCCTGCTGCGCACGTATGCCGTGCACGAGGCCCGGGTGATGCGCGAGCGGCCGCGCGACCCCTACCCGGAGGTGCTCGCCGAGGCCTTCCGGTGCACCGGGCGCGCGTTGGGACGTCCGGTCAGCGACGACTGGGCGCAGCGGCTCGGCGGCTCGGTGCCCGACTGGCCGGCCTTCGCGGACTCGCGGACGGCGATGGCCAGCCTGGCCGAGCACTTCGACCTCATCATCCTGTCCAACGTGCACCGTGCCGGCTTCGCGGCGAGCAACCGCCAGCTCCGGGCCAGGACCACCGCGGTCGTCACGGCGGAGGACGTCGGCGCATACAAACCGGCCGACCCGCACTTCCACGCCCTGGGCAAGGTCCTCGAGGATCTGGACATCCCCACCGAGGAGCACCTGCACGTTGCGCAGAGCCTCTTCCACGACCACGTGCCCGCAGCGGCCCACGACCTGGACTCGGTGTGGATCAACCGGCGGCACGCCCACCCGGGCTGGGGGGCGACGCCCGAGCCCGAGGGGTCGTGGACCTACCTGGCCGAGTACCCCTCGATGGCCGCCTTCGCGCAGTCGGTGGAGGCGGACGAGCGCATCTGA